In Tachysurus vachellii isolate PV-2020 chromosome 3, HZAU_Pvac_v1, whole genome shotgun sequence, one genomic interval encodes:
- the ntmt2 gene encoding N-terminal Xaa-Pro-Lys N-methyltransferase 2, giving the protein MVPVGLLLVGPGKADTKQALDCGCGIGRVSKGVLFPVFETIELLDMMEDFILHAHECYLGDYADCVETYFLDSLQDFKPPLDRYDVIWMQWVAGCHLQKKVSVEPLSQRTKSLRPKGVIMAQHGTAPLDNMARQGCRLDPVDSSLIRHLDIMKSIILKPGLTILDIQKQEFFPDIIVPVRLIAMQ; this is encoded by the exons ATGGTCCCTGTGGGCCTTCTACTGGTG GGACCAGGGAAGGCTGATACCAAGCAAGCCCTTGATTGTGGCTGTGGGATTGGCCGTGTGTCAAAAGGGGTCCTGTTTCCTGTATTTGAAACCATAGAGCTGCTGGATATGATGGAGGACTTCATTCTCCATGCCCATGAGTGTTACTTGGGGGACTACGCTGACTGTGTGGAGACCTACTTCCTCGACAGCCTGCAGGATTTCAAACCTCCACTTGATAGATATGATGTCATTTGGATGCAGTGGGTAGCTG gttgccacttgcaaaaaaaggtgTCAGTAGAACCCctcagt CAAAGGACTAAAAGCCTAAGACCTAAAGGTGTCATCATGGCACAACATGGCACGGCACCATTGGACAACATGGCACGACAGGGCTGCAGACTGGACCCTGTAGACAGCAGCCTCATCCGTCATCTGGACATCATGAAGAGCATTATCCTGAAGCCTGGCCTCACCATCCTGGACATACAGAAGCAGGAGTTTTTCCCTGACATTATTGTGCCCGTGAGGCTGATTGCCATGCAGTGA
- the kifap3a gene encoding kinesin-associated protein 3a, giving the protein MQADDVRYLKRKVKGGSLDVHPTEKALIVQYEVEATFMGEMGGPMLGERKACQKIVRLKSLTATTDIGSLARKVVEECKLISPSKLPEVERLLFYLQNRKSTIEIKEKKQIKPRDPAPFEGMELDEEANINSIEDYVELLYEDVPEKIRGATLILQLARNPDNLEELLQNEAALGALARVLREDWKQSVDLATTIIYVFFCFSSFIQFHALITHYKIGTLCMNIMEHELKRYDLWQEELQKKKRAGEEDPENQNVKKEYEKALKKYHSLLNKQEQLLRVSLYLLLNLSEDTRIELKMRNKNIVHLLVKTLDRESEELLVLVVSFLKKLSIFLENKNDMAETDTVEKLAKLVPCDHEDLLNVTLRLLLNLSFDTGLRSKMVQVGLLPKLTALLGDEAQNHLAMRVLYHISIDDRFKSMFAYTDCIPQVMKMLFDCGEEGVDPELISFCINLAANKRNAQLICEGNGLKMLMKRAFKLKDPLMMKMIRNISQHDGPSKNLFIDYVGDFAAQIGQNEDEEFMIECLGTLANFTIPDLDWELVLKEYNLVPFLKEHLKPGSAEDDLVLEVVIMIGTVSMDDSCAAMLAKSGIIPALIELLNARQEDDEFVCQIVYVFYQMVFHQATRDVIIKETQAPAYLIDLMHDKNAEICKVCDNTLDIIAEYDEEWGRKIQSEKFRWHNSQWLEMVENRQMDDVEPYLYGDEGEPFLQGADILERPDLFYSADGLISADAAISPDFFTEFQNGDYVTSHGFPGSAVSERYVQGPGGAVRPATAYGFRPDEQHFYNYSTSR; this is encoded by the exons ATGCAGGCCGATGATGTAAGGTATTTAAAAAG GAAAGTCAAGGGAGGAAGTCTGGATGTCCATCCCACAGAGAAAGCCCTTATTGTCCAGTATGAAGTGGAAGCGACTTTTATGGGAGAAATGGGAGGCCCGATGCTTGGGGAACGCAAAGCTTGTCAGAAAAT AGTTCGTCTGAAAAGCCTTACTGCCACCACCGATATCGGCTCGCTGGCACGGAAAGTGGTGGAGGAATGCAAACTCATTTCACCCTCCAAGCTCCCAGAAGTGGAGCGACTGCTCTTCTACCTGCAGAACCGCAAGTCGACTATAG aaataaaagagaagaagCAGATAAAGCCACGGGATCCAGCTCCTTTTGAAGGCATGGAG CTGGACGAGGAGGCCAATATCAACAGCATCGAAGACTACGTGGAGCTGCTGTACGAGGACGTTCCAGAGAAAATCAGAGGAGCTACGCTTATTCTACAGCTGGCTCGTAATCCTGACAACCTGGAGGAGCTGCTTCAAAACG AGGCGGCTCTGGGAGCTCTGGCCCGTGTACTGAGGGAGGACTGGAAGCAGAGCGTAGACTTGGCAACCACCATCATCTACGTCTTCTTTTGCTTCTCCAG TTTCATCCAGTTCCACGCACTGATCACTCACTACAAGATCGGTACGCTTTGCATGAACATCATGGAGCACGAGTTGAAGAGGTACGACCTGTGGCAGGAGGAGctgcagaagaagaagagagctG GGGAGGAAGACCCAGAGAACCAGAATGTGAAGAAAGAGTATGAGAAAGCGCTGAAGAAGTACCATAGTCTGCTGAACAAGCAGGAACAGCTTCTCAGAG TGTCTCTGTATCTGCTGCTGAACCTGTCTGAGGACACACGCATAGAGCTGAAGATGAGGAACAAAAATATAGTGCACCTGCTGGTGAAAACACTGGACCGGGAAAGCGAGGAGCTCCTGGTTCTCGTCGTGTCCTTTCTCAAGAAGCTCAGCATCTTTCTGGAGAACAAGAACGAtatg GCTGAAACAGACACCGTGGAGAAGTTGGCTAAGCTGGTCCCCTGTGATCACGAGGATCTGCTGAATGTCACTCTGCGTCTCCTCCTCAACCTCTCCTTCGACACAGGCCTCCGCAGCAAGATGGTGCAGGTGGGCCTACTGCCCAAACTCACTGCCCTGCTAG gagacGAAGCACAGAACCACTTAGCTATGCGCGTACTGTACCATATTAGCATAGACGACCGCTTCAAGTCCATGTTCGCCTACACGGACTGTATTCCGCAG GTGATGAAGATGTTGTTCGATTGTGGTGAGGAAGGAGTAGACCCGGAGCTCATCTCCTTCTGCATCAATCTGGCGGCCAATAAGAGAAACGCACAGCTCATCTGTGAAG GTAATGGACTGAAGATGCTGATGAAGAGAGCATTCAAGCTGAAGGATCCACTGATGATGAAAATGATCAGGAACATCTCCCAGCATGATGGACCCTCCAAAAACCTATTCATT GATTACGTCGGAGACTTTGCAGCTCAGATCGGTCAGAACGAGGACGAGGAATTCATGATCGAGTGTTTGGGAACGCTGGCGAACTTCACCATCCCTGATCTGGACTGGGAGCTGGTGCTTAAAGAATACAACCTGGTACCCTTCCTGAAAGAGCACCTCAAACCCG GTTCTGCAGAAGATGACCTCGTGCTGGAGGTGGTGATAATGATCGGCACGGTCTCTATGGACGACTCCTGCGCCGCCATGTTAGCCAAATCAGGCATCATCCCTGCTCTTATAGAGCTGCTCAACG CCCGACAAGAGGACGATGAATTCGTTTGTCAAATCGTGTACGTCTTCTACCAGATGGTGTTCCACCAGGCCACGCGAGACGTCATTATAAAGGAGACCC AAGCTCCAGCCTACCTCATCGACCTGATGCACGACAAGAACGCTGAAATCTGCAAAGTGTGTGACAACACGCTGGATATTATAGCC GAGTACGATGAAGAGTGGGGGAGGAAGATCCAAAGCGAGAAGTTCCGTTGGCACAACTCTCAGTGGCTGGAGATGGTAGAGAATCGGCAAATGGACGACGTCGAACCCTACTTGTACGGCGATGAAGGAGAGCCCTTTTTACAGGGAGCAGACATTCTGGAGAGACCCGACCTTTTCTACAGCGCAG ATGGATTAATCTCTGCAGATGCTGCCATCAGTCCAGACTTCTTTACAGAATTTCAAAATGGAGATTACGTCACCTCACACGGTTTCCCTGGCAG